A stretch of Thermotoga sp. SG1 DNA encodes these proteins:
- a CDS encoding acyl-CoA carboxylase subunit beta, translating to MSLKERLEDLKKREKEIEQGGGPEKVEKQHRAGKLTAWERLELLLDPGSFVEIDKLVEHRNTYFGLDKMRLPRDGVITGIGEINGRKVAVFSQDFTVMGGSLGEMHAKKIVKLLDLALKMGIPVVGINDSGGARIQEGVDALAGYGEIFFRNTLASGVIPQITVIAGPCAGGAVYSPALTDFIVMVDQTARMFITGPNVIKAVTGEEISQEDLGGAMVHNQRSGNAHFLANDDEKAMELVRKLLSYLPSNNAEEPPIENPDLELEMSEDILDVLPDNPNKGYDVREIIRRVVDHGEFFEVQPYFAKNIVIGFGRVQGRVVGIVANQPSILAGVLDIDSSDKAARFIRFLDAFNIPILTFVDTPGYLPGVAQEHGGIIRHGAKLLYAYSEATSPKITVILRKAYGGAYIAMGSKHLGADMVLAWPTAEIAVMGPEGAANIIFKKEIASSSNPEETRKKLIEEYKEQFANPYIAASRGYVDIVIDPRDTRKYIAKALEVCETKVEYRPKKKHGNIPL from the coding sequence ATGAGTCTGAAAGAGAGGCTGGAAGATTTGAAGAAAAGAGAAAAAGAGATAGAACAGGGTGGAGGACCAGAAAAGGTTGAGAAACAGCATCGCGCGGGGAAACTTACCGCATGGGAGAGATTGGAATTACTCCTTGATCCTGGATCCTTTGTGGAGATAGACAAACTCGTTGAACACAGAAACACCTACTTTGGACTGGATAAGATGAGACTTCCAAGAGATGGTGTCATAACAGGAATAGGGGAGATAAACGGAAGAAAAGTGGCCGTTTTCTCCCAGGACTTCACCGTGATGGGTGGATCTCTAGGAGAGATGCACGCAAAGAAGATAGTGAAACTGCTCGATCTTGCTCTGAAGATGGGAATTCCTGTTGTGGGAATAAACGATTCAGGTGGTGCTCGTATACAGGAGGGAGTGGATGCGCTCGCTGGATACGGTGAGATATTCTTCAGGAACACCCTAGCATCGGGGGTGATTCCACAGATCACCGTGATAGCGGGGCCCTGTGCTGGGGGAGCCGTTTACTCTCCCGCACTCACCGATTTCATCGTGATGGTCGATCAAACAGCGAGGATGTTCATAACGGGCCCAAACGTGATAAAGGCGGTGACCGGTGAAGAGATCTCCCAGGAAGACCTCGGAGGTGCTATGGTTCACAACCAGAGGAGCGGGAACGCCCACTTTCTGGCAAACGACGATGAAAAGGCGATGGAACTCGTAAGGAAACTTCTCTCTTATCTTCCTTCCAACAACGCAGAGGAACCCCCCATCGAAAACCCAGATCTAGAACTTGAAATGTCCGAAGATATCCTAGATGTTCTACCCGACAATCCGAACAAGGGCTACGACGTGAGAGAAATTATCAGAAGGGTAGTCGATCACGGTGAATTTTTCGAGGTTCAACCGTACTTTGCAAAAAACATTGTGATCGGTTTTGGGAGAGTGCAAGGAAGAGTGGTAGGAATAGTGGCGAATCAGCCTTCAATCCTTGCTGGTGTTCTGGACATCGATTCCTCAGATAAGGCGGCTCGTTTCATAAGGTTTCTCGATGCTTTCAACATTCCAATATTGACCTTTGTGGACACGCCCGGGTACCTCCCGGGTGTTGCACAAGAACACGGTGGTATCATTAGGCACGGAGCAAAACTGCTTTACGCTTACAGCGAGGCAACATCTCCAAAGATCACGGTGATTCTGAGGAAAGCCTATGGTGGAGCGTACATTGCCATGGGTAGCAAACACCTGGGAGCCGATATGGTCCTTGCTTGGCCCACCGCCGAGATCGCCGTCATGGGACCAGAAGGTGCAGCGAACATCATTTTCAAAAAAGAGATTGCATCTTCTTCAAATCCTGAAGAAACCAGGAAGAAACTCATTGAAGAATACAAAGAGCAGTTTGCAAATCCCTACATAGCAGCGAGCAGGGGATACGTGGATATAGTGATAGATCCGCGGGACACAAGAAAGTACATAGCGAAGGCTCTTGAAGTATGTGAAACGAAAGTTGAGTACAGACCGAAGAAGAAGCATGGAAACATCCCACTGTGA
- a CDS encoding OadG family protein, with protein MVQIFVFGIVAVFLVFLVLFFFSVFLKFFSKRERPTTVEEKPRGIEEEVIAVISAAVAQVIEGEYRIVSIKRKTDRRRFEAWKKSGWRRRRWSEGSEWW; from the coding sequence ATGGTTCAAATATTCGTTTTCGGTATCGTGGCTGTTTTTCTGGTTTTTCTGGTACTGTTTTTCTTCTCTGTATTTTTGAAATTTTTCTCAAAACGCGAGCGACCCACCACCGTGGAAGAAAAGCCACGTGGAATAGAAGAAGAGGTCATTGCGGTGATATCGGCGGCCGTTGCACAGGTGATTGAGGGAGAATACAGGATCGTCTCTATAAAGCGAAAGACAGACAGACGTAGGTTTGAGGCATGGAAAAAGAGCGGATGGAGGAGGAGAAGATGGTCAGAAGGTTCCGAGTGGTGGTGA
- a CDS encoding biotin/lipoyl-containing protein: protein MVRRFRVVVNGKEYIVEVEEIGNPKKTQERPKTNPTNTRSSTVAVEKKEIRKPEPEVVEREETSGGEEKLVKAPMAGIVLKILVREGQGVKVGDKLLVFEAMKMENELQSEFSGTVKEILVKEGENIETGQVLMKIV from the coding sequence ATGGTCAGAAGGTTCCGAGTGGTGGTGAATGGAAAAGAATACATTGTTGAAGTGGAAGAGATTGGAAATCCCAAGAAGACTCAGGAAAGGCCGAAAACAAATCCTACAAATACCAGATCTTCCACTGTGGCGGTAGAGAAAAAAGAGATACGGAAGCCAGAGCCAGAAGTCGTTGAAAGAGAGGAAACATCAGGTGGTGAAGAAAAACTCGTTAAAGCACCAATGGCGGGAATCGTTCTGAAGATCCTGGTGAGAGAAGGACAGGGAGTGAAGGTTGGTGACAAACTGCTTGTTTTCGAAGCCATGAAGATGGAAAACGAACTCCAGTCGGAGTTTTCCGGTACGGTGAAGGAGATACTTGTGAAAGAAGGAGAGAACATAGAAACCGGCCAGGTGCTCATGAAGATTGTGTGA
- a CDS encoding chemotaxis protein CheW, whose translation MELKVVTFKLGNQVFGVDIMKVESIVEVEKIVPVPETAEFIEGVMNLRGKIVPVVNLRKKFKMPDMEDKSRAKIIVAMVKDTQVGFLVDDVSEVLTLTEKDVEQPPQNLAGRGKDYILGLAKVRDDIVIILNIEEILTSEELVEISNINV comes from the coding sequence ATGGAACTGAAAGTGGTGACCTTCAAACTGGGAAATCAGGTGTTCGGCGTGGACATCATGAAAGTCGAAAGTATCGTTGAGGTGGAAAAAATCGTGCCTGTGCCTGAGACAGCAGAATTCATCGAGGGTGTGATGAACCTGAGGGGAAAGATCGTACCGGTGGTGAACCTCAGAAAGAAGTTCAAAATGCCAGATATGGAGGACAAGAGCAGGGCGAAGATCATTGTTGCCATGGTCAAAGATACACAAGTCGGCTTTCTTGTTGATGACGTGAGTGAAGTTCTAACCCTCACAGAGAAAGATGTGGAGCAGCCCCCTCAGAATCTCGCTGGTAGGGGAAAGGATTACATCCTTGGTCTTGCAAAGGTGAGAGACGATATTGTAATCATTCTGAATATAGAAGAGATTCTCACATCGGAGGAACTGGTGGAAATCAGCAACATCAACGTGTGA
- the cysS gene encoding cysteine--tRNA ligase, producing the protein MRITNTLTGKKEEFVPLQPGVVRMYVCGPTVYDLIHVGNARPAVVFDVFRRYLEYRGYRVIMVQNFTDIDDKIINKANQLGVDPKMVADTFIAEYWRDAHALGIRPANFHPRTTDFIDDIVDIIEKLVEKGYAYRTETGVYFNVRKFKKYGELSKKKIEDLIAGARVEVDETKNFPLDFSLWKTAKPGEPCWSSPWGDGRPGWHIECTVMSVKILGESFDIHAGGEDLIFPHHENEKAQAEALTNKDFAKYWMHNGMVRFLGDKMSKSTGNIFTVREAVKKYGRDGLRYMILSKHYRSPMDFSEDLLSDYSKATRRVWEILRRYESNGVTGIPKRNALYEEYVNRFVEALDDDFNTPVAVSILFELAKRLSKSMDEGDQEGALLFYHLIRREFGPVLGLFDLNEEKREIAGESLLRILIEVRETLRKEKRYDLSDWIRDRLKENGIILRDTPSGTEYSVE; encoded by the coding sequence ATGAGGATAACGAATACCCTGACTGGGAAAAAAGAAGAGTTCGTTCCCTTACAACCCGGAGTTGTAAGAATGTACGTGTGTGGGCCTACCGTTTACGATCTGATACACGTGGGAAACGCCCGGCCCGCGGTTGTTTTCGACGTGTTCAGAAGGTACCTCGAATACAGGGGTTACAGGGTGATCATGGTTCAAAACTTCACAGACATAGACGACAAGATCATAAACAAGGCCAATCAACTCGGTGTTGATCCTAAAATGGTGGCAGATACCTTCATAGCTGAGTACTGGAGAGATGCTCACGCGCTTGGAATAAGGCCTGCGAACTTTCATCCCAGAACCACCGATTTTATCGATGACATAGTTGATATCATAGAAAAACTAGTTGAAAAAGGGTACGCTTATCGAACAGAAACAGGTGTTTACTTTAACGTGAGAAAGTTCAAAAAATACGGTGAGCTCTCGAAGAAGAAGATCGAAGACCTCATCGCCGGTGCCAGAGTTGAGGTGGACGAGACGAAGAACTTCCCACTCGACTTTTCACTTTGGAAAACGGCTAAGCCGGGGGAACCGTGCTGGAGCTCCCCTTGGGGTGACGGAAGGCCAGGCTGGCACATAGAGTGTACCGTCATGTCAGTGAAAATCCTGGGTGAAAGTTTTGACATCCACGCGGGAGGAGAAGACCTAATATTCCCCCACCATGAAAATGAAAAGGCCCAGGCTGAAGCTCTGACGAACAAAGATTTTGCGAAGTACTGGATGCACAACGGAATGGTGAGGTTCCTCGGTGACAAGATGAGCAAATCGACAGGAAACATATTCACCGTTCGCGAAGCTGTGAAAAAGTACGGAAGAGACGGCTTAAGATACATGATCCTTTCAAAACATTATCGCTCTCCCATGGATTTCTCAGAGGATCTTTTGAGTGATTATTCAAAAGCGACACGACGCGTTTGGGAAATCCTCAGAAGATATGAAAGCAATGGTGTCACCGGCATTCCAAAAAGAAACGCCCTTTACGAAGAGTACGTAAACAGGTTCGTGGAGGCACTCGACGATGACTTCAACACACCAGTGGCCGTATCCATCCTTTTTGAGCTTGCAAAAAGGTTGAGCAAATCTATGGACGAGGGTGATCAGGAAGGTGCTCTCCTCTTCTATCATCTCATCAGGAGAGAGTTCGGGCCAGTTCTTGGTTTGTTCGATCTGAACGAAGAGAAGAGAGAAATTGCGGGTGAGTCTCTCCTCAGGATATTGATAGAGGTGAGGGAGACTTTGAGAAAAGAGAAAAGGTACGATCTTTCCGACTGGATCAGAGATCGTCTTAAAGAGAATGGAATCATCCTGAGGGATACTCCTTCGGGGACAGAATACAGTGTCGAGTGA
- the glyA gene encoding serine hydroxymethyltransferase, giving the protein MWEHVRKVDPEIYEVLVNELRRQEYGLELIASENFASLAVIEAMGSVLTNKYAEGYPGKRYYGGCEWVDRAEELAIERAKKLFGAEFANVQPHSGSQANMAVYLALAQPGDTIMGMSLSHGGHLTHGAPVNFSGRIFKVVHYGVNLETETIDYDEVRRLALEHRPKIIVAGGSAYARTIDFKRFREIADEVGAYLMVDMAHFAGLVAAGIHPNPVEYAHVVTSTTHKTLRGPRGGLILTNDPEIAKAVDKTIFPGIQGGPLMHVIAAKAVCFKEAMSEEFREYQKQVVKNAKKMAEEMKKRGYRIVSGGTDTHLFLVDLTPKDITGKAAEKALENCGITVNKNTIPNEKRSPFVASGIRIGTPAVTTRGMKEKEMEEIVELIDLVLSNITDEKGTVKPDVQEEVSKRVRKLCERFPLYRDKIEGVEI; this is encoded by the coding sequence GTGTGGGAACACGTAAGGAAAGTGGATCCAGAAATCTACGAGGTGCTGGTAAACGAGCTCAGAAGACAGGAATACGGACTTGAATTGATCGCCTCAGAAAACTTTGCATCTCTTGCCGTTATAGAGGCCATGGGGAGCGTGCTCACCAACAAGTACGCAGAAGGATATCCTGGAAAGAGGTACTACGGCGGATGTGAATGGGTGGACAGAGCAGAGGAACTTGCCATAGAGAGGGCAAAGAAGCTGTTCGGTGCAGAGTTTGCAAACGTTCAACCTCATTCTGGCTCACAGGCGAACATGGCGGTCTATCTGGCTCTTGCACAACCTGGAGACACGATCATGGGAATGTCGCTCTCGCACGGAGGTCACTTAACACACGGGGCACCCGTGAACTTCTCCGGCAGGATCTTCAAAGTGGTCCACTACGGAGTCAATCTGGAAACCGAAACGATAGATTACGATGAGGTGAGAAGACTGGCTCTGGAACATAGACCAAAGATCATCGTCGCAGGTGGTAGTGCCTACGCTCGAACGATCGATTTCAAAAGGTTCAGGGAGATCGCTGACGAGGTGGGAGCCTACCTGATGGTGGACATGGCACATTTTGCTGGGTTGGTTGCCGCAGGAATCCATCCGAATCCCGTTGAGTACGCTCACGTGGTGACTTCCACTACCCACAAAACCCTCAGGGGACCAAGAGGAGGACTGATCCTCACCAACGATCCAGAGATTGCCAAAGCCGTGGATAAAACGATCTTTCCCGGAATTCAGGGTGGGCCTCTCATGCACGTCATAGCAGCCAAGGCTGTGTGTTTCAAAGAAGCGATGAGTGAAGAGTTCAGAGAATACCAGAAGCAGGTTGTGAAGAACGCAAAGAAGATGGCGGAGGAGATGAAGAAAAGAGGATACAGAATCGTCTCCGGTGGAACCGACACACACCTGTTCCTCGTGGATCTCACCCCGAAAGACATAACAGGAAAAGCCGCAGAAAAAGCCCTCGAAAACTGTGGGATCACGGTGAACAAGAACACCATTCCGAACGAGAAGAGATCTCCCTTCGTTGCAAGTGGTATAAGGATCGGAACTCCTGCCGTCACCACACGTGGAATGAAGGAAAAAGAGATGGAGGAAATAGTGGAGCTGATAGATCTTGTTCTCTCCAACATCACGGATGAAAAAGGAACGGTGAAACCAGATGTTCAGGAAGAAGTATCAAAAAGAGTAAGAAAACTCTGTGAGAGGTTTCCGCTCTATCGGGACAAAATCGAAGGGGTGGAAATATGA
- the upp gene encoding uracil phosphoribosyltransferase: MKNLVVVDHPLIKHKLTIMRDKNTGPKEFRELLKEITLLLSYEATRHLKCEEVEVETPITKTVGYRINDKDVVVVPILRAGLVMADGILELLPNASVGHIGIYRDPETLRAVEYYAKLPPLNGDKEVFLLDPMLATGVSSIKALDILKESGARKITLVALIAAPEGVGAVEEKHEDVKIYVAALDERLNDHGYIVPGLGDAGDRLFRTK, translated from the coding sequence ATGAAGAATCTGGTTGTGGTGGACCATCCGCTCATAAAACACAAGTTGACGATCATGAGAGACAAAAACACTGGTCCAAAAGAGTTCAGAGAACTTTTGAAAGAGATCACACTTCTTCTTTCGTACGAAGCAACAAGACATCTGAAGTGTGAAGAAGTAGAGGTGGAAACTCCGATCACGAAGACGGTAGGATACCGCATAAACGACAAGGACGTCGTAGTGGTTCCCATACTCAGAGCAGGGCTTGTGATGGCGGATGGTATACTGGAACTGCTCCCGAACGCTTCGGTGGGACACATAGGAATATACAGAGATCCCGAGACCCTTCGTGCCGTGGAGTACTACGCCAAGCTTCCCCCTCTAAACGGTGATAAAGAGGTTTTCCTTCTGGATCCCATGCTTGCAACGGGGGTTTCCTCTATAAAAGCACTCGATATCTTGAAGGAAAGCGGTGCCAGGAAGATCACTCTGGTTGCCCTGATCGCTGCACCAGAGGGAGTGGGGGCGGTGGAGGAGAAACACGAAGATGTTAAGATATACGTTGCCGCTCTGGATGAAAGACTGAACGACCATGGTTACATCGTACCCGGACTTGGGGATGCAGGGGACAGGCTTTTCAGAACAAAGTGA
- the rnr gene encoding ribonuclease R — MSLKKEVERFILSEDYKPMVLKEIYKRFKAKTREKRRKIREVVKKLEREGKIFRDSKGRYRKFGEDLKVGTIEFTRSGYVAFVITDEFEEIAVPVEDTKYAMHKDRVVVEITGIWRGLPRGRVVRVLERGLKRVVGVFDHKGTFGFVVPDDPKIAYDFYVAPENIDGAKPNQKVIAEILKYPSPGRNPEAKIVKVLGDLDDPSIDLPSVIVKHDLPEPGEFPEEVLREANAIPSRVRKKDLEGRRDLRNRVIVTIDGEDAKDFDDAISVEKLPNGNYLLGVHIADVSHYVKEGSALDQEALKRGTSVYLIDTVIPMLPFRLSNGICSLVEGKDRLTMSVEMEIDREGRVVKYDVFPSVIRSKKRMIYERVNEFLKDPSSMKEYEPFSELIYNAVELAEILREARRKRGAILDIESDEVKIIYDENGQVVDIVPRRRGVAERLIEEFMIRANETIAEIFDHAGLPFMYRVHEEPDPETIFQLKNYLEAMGIKAKFSHNIHPGMLQKLLEKVKDHPLRSSVERLLVRSMKRAMYSAVNIGHFGLASYAYTHFTSPIRRYPDLVVHRLLKLYLEQKGYFTPEQIDKFSKVLPKIAKHCSRRERVADEAEWDLIAMKKVEYISRHIGEVFDVVVTNVTKFGLFVEIPEKSISGLIHISTLDDYYYYDESRNMLIGRRKGRIFRLGDVLKAKVVRADKIRGEIDFELVEKEEKEE; from the coding sequence ATGAGTTTGAAAAAAGAAGTGGAAAGGTTCATCCTATCAGAAGATTACAAACCGATGGTTTTGAAAGAGATCTACAAAAGATTCAAAGCGAAAACAAGAGAGAAAAGAAGGAAGATCAGAGAGGTTGTGAAAAAGCTCGAAAGGGAAGGAAAGATATTCAGAGACAGCAAGGGAAGGTACAGGAAGTTCGGTGAAGATCTGAAGGTTGGAACCATAGAGTTCACGCGCAGTGGATACGTTGCTTTTGTTATCACGGACGAATTCGAAGAGATAGCAGTGCCAGTTGAGGATACAAAGTACGCCATGCACAAAGACAGAGTGGTGGTCGAAATAACAGGTATCTGGCGAGGGCTTCCAAGGGGACGTGTTGTGAGAGTCCTCGAAAGGGGCTTGAAGAGAGTCGTTGGTGTCTTCGATCACAAGGGAACCTTTGGATTTGTTGTGCCCGACGATCCAAAGATCGCCTACGATTTCTACGTTGCTCCCGAGAACATCGACGGGGCAAAACCGAATCAAAAAGTGATAGCAGAGATTCTGAAGTACCCTTCTCCTGGAAGAAATCCAGAGGCAAAAATAGTGAAGGTTTTGGGAGACCTGGACGATCCATCCATAGATCTTCCCAGTGTGATAGTGAAGCACGACCTCCCAGAGCCAGGAGAGTTTCCTGAAGAAGTTTTGAGAGAGGCAAATGCAATACCTTCAAGGGTGAGAAAGAAAGATCTTGAAGGAAGAAGGGATTTGAGAAACAGAGTGATCGTCACCATAGATGGAGAGGATGCCAAAGACTTCGACGATGCCATCTCGGTGGAAAAGCTTCCGAACGGAAATTACCTTCTGGGCGTTCATATAGCGGACGTTTCCCACTACGTGAAAGAAGGATCCGCTCTGGATCAGGAAGCACTCAAACGGGGAACGAGCGTCTACCTCATAGACACTGTCATACCGATGCTTCCGTTCAGACTCTCCAATGGAATATGCAGTCTTGTAGAGGGAAAAGACAGGCTCACGATGAGTGTGGAGATGGAGATAGACCGGGAAGGTCGTGTTGTAAAATACGATGTTTTTCCCAGCGTGATAAGAAGCAAAAAGAGAATGATCTATGAGAGAGTGAACGAGTTTTTGAAGGATCCTTCTTCTATGAAGGAATACGAACCTTTCAGTGAACTCATATACAACGCTGTAGAGCTTGCTGAGATCTTGAGAGAAGCAAGAAGGAAAAGAGGTGCCATACTCGACATAGAAAGCGATGAGGTGAAGATTATATACGACGAAAATGGACAGGTAGTGGACATCGTTCCCAGAAGAAGGGGTGTTGCAGAGAGACTGATAGAGGAGTTTATGATAAGGGCAAACGAAACGATTGCGGAGATCTTCGATCATGCCGGACTTCCTTTCATGTACCGAGTCCACGAAGAGCCCGATCCTGAGACGATCTTTCAGTTGAAGAACTACCTCGAGGCGATGGGAATAAAAGCAAAGTTCTCACATAATATACATCCTGGGATGCTTCAGAAACTCCTCGAAAAGGTGAAAGACCATCCTCTGAGAAGTAGTGTGGAACGACTTCTTGTTCGATCGATGAAAAGAGCTATGTATTCTGCTGTGAACATCGGACACTTTGGGCTCGCCTCTTATGCTTACACACATTTCACCTCTCCCATAAGAAGGTATCCAGACCTCGTCGTTCACAGGCTTTTGAAGTTGTATCTTGAACAAAAAGGATACTTCACTCCCGAGCAGATCGACAAATTCTCTAAAGTACTTCCGAAGATCGCAAAACACTGCAGTCGAAGGGAAAGAGTAGCGGACGAGGCAGAATGGGACCTCATCGCCATGAAGAAGGTAGAGTACATCTCGCGTCATATAGGAGAAGTGTTCGATGTGGTGGTTACAAACGTCACAAAATTCGGTCTCTTTGTAGAAATCCCAGAAAAGAGCATCTCTGGACTCATTCACATATCAACGCTCGACGATTACTATTACTACGATGAATCGAGAAACATGCTTATTGGAAGAAGAAAGGGACGGATCTTCAGACTCGGAGATGTTCTGAAAGCAAAGGTTGTGAGGGCTGACAAGATAAGAGGAGAAATAGATTTCGAACTCGTGGAAAAGGAGGAGAAAGAAGAATGA
- a CDS encoding secondary thiamine-phosphate synthase enzyme YjbQ produces MKSYRKELWFHTKKRREFINITPLLEECVKESGIKEGLLLCNAMHITASVFINDDEPGLHHDFEVWLEKLAPEKPYSQYRHNDTGEDNADAHLKRTIMGREVVIAITDGKLDLGPWEQVFYGEFDGMRPKRVLVKIIGE; encoded by the coding sequence ATGAAATCCTACAGGAAAGAGCTCTGGTTTCACACAAAGAAGAGAAGAGAATTCATCAACATCACACCCCTCCTAGAAGAGTGTGTAAAAGAGAGTGGTATAAAGGAAGGACTCCTCCTGTGCAACGCTATGCACATCACGGCAAGTGTTTTCATAAACGACGATGAACCGGGTCTTCACCACGATTTCGAAGTGTGGCTTGAAAAACTCGCACCAGAGAAACCTTATTCCCAGTACAGGCACAACGACACAGGTGAAGACAACGCGGATGCTCATCTGAAACGAACAATCATGGGAAGAGAAGTGGTCATAGCGATCACAGATGGAAAACTGGATCTGGGCCCATGGGAGCAAGTCTTCTACGGCGAATTCGACGGAATGAGACCGAAGAGAGTTCTAGTTAAGATCATCGGGGAGTAA
- a CDS encoding calcium/sodium antiporter, whose amino-acid sequence MEFFLTGLGIAILVLGANWLVEGASSLALRLGISKLIVGLSVVAFGTSLPELVSSLVSASKGYTSIAISNVVGSNIANVGLCLGLAALFRAVPVKKSTIRSELPFMILSTISFISLFLKNSYLSWHDGVVFLSFMVIFMYYLITSAKDVIEEEMEEIKEQKSVPLSVVMISGGILALWFGGNLAIENVVKIARNFGLSQTFVGLTIVAVGTSLPELVVSVVSTVKKESDILVGNIVGSNVFNILFILGVSSFFNKLTVDVSNYTIDLVFLLATSLLVLVFSASRKKISRFEGLSLLLVYSFYIYLVASRG is encoded by the coding sequence GTGGAATTTTTTCTGACCGGCCTTGGGATAGCCATATTGGTTCTCGGCGCAAATTGGCTTGTAGAGGGAGCTTCCTCTCTTGCTTTGAGACTTGGAATCTCCAAGCTGATAGTAGGTCTTTCGGTTGTGGCTTTTGGGACATCTCTTCCGGAACTTGTCTCTTCACTCGTTTCTGCTTCGAAAGGTTACACAAGTATTGCCATTTCTAACGTGGTTGGGAGCAACATAGCGAATGTGGGGCTTTGTCTCGGTCTTGCTGCTCTCTTCAGAGCAGTTCCCGTCAAAAAAAGTACAATCAGATCCGAACTACCTTTTATGATCCTGTCGACGATTTCTTTCATCAGTCTCTTTCTGAAAAACAGCTACCTCTCGTGGCATGATGGAGTAGTTTTCCTTTCCTTCATGGTGATCTTCATGTACTACTTGATCACCTCTGCAAAGGATGTGATAGAAGAGGAGATGGAGGAGATAAAGGAACAAAAGAGTGTTCCTTTGAGCGTTGTCATGATATCAGGTGGAATTTTGGCACTCTGGTTCGGTGGGAACCTTGCCATAGAGAACGTCGTAAAAATAGCCCGAAATTTCGGTCTTTCCCAGACATTTGTTGGACTCACCATCGTAGCCGTAGGAACTTCTCTTCCAGAACTCGTGGTCAGCGTTGTTTCGACGGTGAAGAAAGAAAGCGACATACTCGTTGGAAACATCGTAGGAAGCAACGTCTTCAACATACTGTTCATACTTGGTGTGAGTTCTTTCTTCAACAAACTGACCGTGGACGTTTCTAACTACACCATAGATCTGGTGTTCTTGCTTGCCACATCACTTCTGGTGCTTGTGTTTTCAGCTTCAAGAAAAAAGATATCTCGTTTTGAAGGATTATCACTCCTTCTCGTTTACTCTTTTTACATCTATCTTGTTGCAAGCAGAGGTTAA
- a CDS encoding FlgD immunoglobulin-like domain containing protein codes for MRKFLPIFLILAATVMAGNYVLVVYSEPLSQVFINGNYVGTVDVTGQLVLTLNSSGKFVVTVKKTWYVPFEGEIIITSPGEFVIFANLREAGALRVFSNVYPVEVYAEGMYLGKIYSVKDVLYVPAGTVTLTFKAEGYKEKALTVQVKPRSENTLNIFLEEKVLELNLKIEPKKFSPNGDWYEDQTTFYVYLSKPADLRIEVLDDQGEVVWSRRLTGSEGTNKITWNGKGVPDGRYKVRVIATTENEIQSVEQEVIVDRSKYTYFKELFIGSTLLIVLLLLFIH; via the coding sequence ATGAGAAAGTTTTTGCCGATCTTTCTCATTCTGGCGGCCACTGTGATGGCGGGTAATTACGTTCTCGTAGTGTACTCAGAACCCCTCTCTCAGGTTTTCATAAACGGAAATTACGTGGGAACGGTGGACGTAACCGGTCAGCTGGTTCTAACGCTGAACTCTTCAGGAAAGTTCGTCGTGACAGTGAAGAAGACCTGGTACGTTCCCTTTGAGGGTGAAATCATCATCACAAGCCCAGGAGAGTTCGTGATCTTTGCCAATCTGAGGGAAGCTGGTGCCCTGAGGGTGTTTTCGAATGTTTACCCTGTTGAAGTATACGCCGAAGGCATGTATCTGGGAAAGATATACAGTGTGAAAGACGTTCTTTATGTTCCAGCTGGAACGGTGACTCTCACCTTCAAAGCGGAAGGTTATAAGGAAAAAGCCTTGACGGTTCAAGTGAAACCTAGAAGCGAAAACACGTTGAACATCTTTCTCGAGGAAAAGGTGCTTGAACTGAACTTGAAAATAGAACCGAAAAAGTTCTCCCCGAACGGCGACTGGTACGAGGATCAAACAACTTTCTATGTGTACCTATCCAAACCGGCAGATCTGAGGATAGAAGTGCTGGACGATCAGGGAGAAGTTGTCTGGTCACGAAGGCTCACAGGATCTGAAGGAACAAACAAGATTACCTGGAACGGGAAAGGAGTCCCAGATGGAAGGTACAAGGTCAGAGTCATAGCAACAACGGAGAATGAAATTCAATCTGTGGAGCAGGAAGTGATAGTCGATAGAAGCAAGTACACTTACTTTAAAGAGCTCTTCATAGGTTCCACTCTGCTGATAGTACTTCTTTTGCTCTTCATCCATTAA